The following proteins are encoded in a genomic region of Burkholderia pyrrocinia:
- a CDS encoding DUF1800 domain-containing protein yields the protein MKANAAAPAPSPAMQSPLDADDALFFLSRTGFSPAPADVARVVGMTRAQAVADTLGNVRREPVTTWPDWIAELPPTRAQRQALTPDMRRDEQRERNRRYDALRAAWVNEMVVTPSPLTERMTLFWHGHFTSGQDKVPYPQTMAAQNALFRREALGNFGTLLHAVAKDPAMLQYLDGASNRKGRPNENFAREVMELFTLGEGHYTQYDVTEAARAMTGWTIDPDTLRFEVRPEWHDAGDKTILGETGPFDGDGFVDILLKRPGTARFIVGKLWREFVSDTPDAGALDALAERFRASGYDIRAALAALWSTDAFWDPRNRGVLVKSPAEFVVGSVRLFDVAYGDPQMLANTVRTLGQNLFYPPNVKGWPGGALWINSTTLLARKQFVEQLFRATETAGMRPPAHVTAPPPNVRAHAMPVVDTASAAGMRGTPAKPARGGLRFDLERWLAQYRARPQAIAGLSTELQLQHAVLPVSPVAAIDTDSTGSAYLEALLMDPAYQLK from the coding sequence ATGAAAGCGAACGCTGCCGCACCGGCGCCGTCGCCCGCCATGCAGTCGCCGCTCGACGCGGACGACGCGCTGTTTTTCCTGAGCCGCACCGGTTTTTCTCCTGCGCCCGCCGATGTCGCGCGCGTCGTCGGCATGACGCGCGCGCAGGCCGTTGCCGACACGCTCGGCAACGTTCGCCGCGAACCCGTCACGACCTGGCCCGACTGGATCGCCGAGTTGCCGCCGACGCGCGCGCAGCGCCAGGCGCTGACACCCGACATGCGGCGTGACGAGCAGCGTGAGCGCAATCGCCGCTACGATGCGTTGCGCGCGGCCTGGGTCAACGAGATGGTCGTGACGCCGTCGCCGCTGACCGAGCGCATGACGCTGTTCTGGCACGGGCACTTCACGTCGGGGCAGGACAAGGTACCTTACCCGCAGACGATGGCCGCGCAGAATGCGCTGTTTCGCCGCGAGGCGCTCGGCAACTTCGGCACGCTGCTGCACGCGGTCGCGAAGGATCCGGCGATGCTGCAGTATCTCGACGGCGCGAGCAATCGCAAGGGGCGCCCGAACGAGAATTTCGCGCGTGAGGTGATGGAGCTGTTCACGCTCGGCGAAGGGCATTACACACAGTACGACGTAACCGAAGCCGCGCGCGCGATGACGGGCTGGACGATCGATCCCGACACGCTGCGCTTCGAGGTGCGGCCGGAATGGCACGATGCGGGCGACAAGACGATTCTCGGCGAAACGGGGCCGTTCGACGGCGACGGTTTTGTCGACATCCTGCTGAAGCGGCCCGGCACCGCACGCTTCATCGTCGGCAAGCTGTGGCGCGAGTTCGTGTCCGATACGCCCGACGCGGGCGCGCTCGATGCCCTGGCCGAGCGGTTTCGCGCGAGCGGCTACGACATTCGCGCGGCGCTCGCCGCGCTGTGGTCGACCGACGCGTTCTGGGATCCACGCAACCGCGGTGTGCTCGTCAAGTCGCCGGCCGAGTTCGTCGTCGGGTCGGTGCGGCTGTTCGACGTCGCGTACGGCGATCCGCAGATGCTCGCGAACACCGTACGCACGCTCGGGCAGAACCTGTTCTACCCGCCGAACGTGAAGGGCTGGCCGGGCGGCGCGCTGTGGATCAACAGCACCACGCTGCTCGCGCGCAAGCAGTTCGTCGAGCAGTTGTTCCGCGCGACCGAGACGGCCGGCATGCGCCCGCCGGCGCATGTGACGGCGCCGCCGCCGAATGTCCGTGCGCACGCGATGCCGGTGGTCGACACGGCGTCCGCCGCCGGCATGCGCGGTACGCCCGCCAAGCCCGCGCGCGGCGGCCTGCGTTTCGACCTCGAGCGCTGGCTTGCGCAATATCGTGCGCGGCCGCAGGCGATCGCGGGATTGTCGACCGAGCTTCAGCTGCAGCACGCGGTGCTGCCGGTGTCGCCGGTCGCGGCGATCGACACGGATTCGACCGGCAGCGCGTATCTCGAGGCGCTGCTGATGGATCCGGCCTATCAACTGAAATGA
- the ompR gene encoding two-component system response regulator OmpR has translation MPIMETKNPSKILVVDDDPRLRDLLRRYLGEQGFNVYVAENATAMNKLWVRERFDLLVLDLMLPGEDGLSICRRLRGSNDRTPIIMLTAKGEDVDRIVGLEMGADDYLPKPFNPRELVARIHAVLRRQAPAELPGAPSETTEVFEFGEFSLNLATRTLTKSGQEIPLTTGEFSVLKVFARHPRQPLSREKLMELARGREYEVFDRSLDVQISRLRKLIEPDPGSPRFIQTVWGLGYVFIPDGAA, from the coding sequence ATGCCGATCATGGAAACGAAAAACCCCTCCAAGATTCTCGTCGTCGACGACGACCCGCGCCTGCGCGATCTGCTGCGCCGCTATCTCGGCGAGCAAGGTTTCAACGTCTATGTCGCGGAAAACGCGACCGCGATGAACAAGCTCTGGGTACGCGAGCGTTTCGACCTGCTCGTGCTCGACCTGATGCTGCCGGGCGAAGACGGCCTGTCGATCTGCCGTCGCCTGCGCGGCAGCAACGACCGCACGCCGATCATCATGCTCACCGCGAAGGGCGAGGACGTCGATCGCATCGTCGGCCTCGAGATGGGCGCCGACGATTACCTGCCGAAGCCGTTCAACCCGCGCGAGCTCGTCGCGCGCATTCATGCGGTGCTGCGCCGCCAGGCGCCGGCCGAACTGCCGGGCGCGCCGTCGGAAACCACCGAGGTGTTCGAGTTCGGCGAATTCTCGCTGAACCTCGCAACGCGCACGCTGACGAAGTCCGGCCAGGAAATTCCGCTGACGACCGGCGAATTCTCGGTGCTGAAGGTGTTCGCGCGTCATCCGCGCCAGCCGCTGTCGCGTGAAAAGTTGATGGAACTCGCGCGCGGCCGTGAATACGAAGTGTTCGACCGCAGCCTCGACGTGCAGATCTCGCGCCTGCGCAAGCTGATCGAACCGGATCCGGGCAGCCCGCGCTTCATCCAGACCGTCTGGGGCCTCGGCTACGTGTTCATCCCGGACGGCGCCGCCTGA
- a CDS encoding ATP-binding protein codes for MRIDRRLLQLAFGGLFWRTFLLIALLISVSLAAWFQSFRVIEREPRAQRVALQLVAIVKLTRTALLYSDPDLRRALLQDLESNEGVRVYPREKTDKFKLQPDESLNRLIEHDIRSRLGDDTVIAQSVNDIPGVWISFKIDDDDYWVALDRDQLDNVTGLQWAGWGLFALALSLFGSAFITSLVNRPFSRLALAARQVGSGQAPDPLPERGMGVAADTNRSFNQMVRDLEQLEADRALMLAGISHDLRTPLARLRLETEMSPSDQATKDAMVDDIEQMDRIIAAFIDYARPSQRKPEPVDLSSIVQEVAARASGEDGVEIRTRLAPSAIIEADETDMRRVIGNLVENARKYGQSKQDGISRITLETRVSHARVELSVSDEGPGIPEDQLPLVMRPFYRVDTARTKADGTGLGMAIVLRLVGRYRGALRLRNRNPEAGLEVTVEFPGTGKARATA; via the coding sequence ATGCGTATCGACCGGCGCCTCCTTCAGCTCGCGTTCGGCGGGCTGTTCTGGCGCACCTTCCTGCTGATCGCGCTGCTGATCTCGGTCAGTCTCGCCGCGTGGTTCCAGAGCTTTCGCGTGATCGAGCGCGAGCCGCGTGCGCAGCGCGTCGCGCTGCAGCTCGTCGCGATCGTGAAGCTCACGCGCACCGCCCTGCTCTACTCCGATCCCGATCTGCGGCGCGCGCTGCTGCAGGATCTCGAGAGCAATGAGGGCGTGCGCGTCTACCCGCGCGAGAAAACCGACAAGTTCAAGCTGCAGCCCGACGAATCGCTGAACCGCCTGATCGAGCACGACATCCGCAGCCGCCTCGGCGACGATACCGTGATCGCGCAGTCGGTCAACGACATTCCCGGCGTGTGGATCAGCTTCAAGATCGACGACGACGATTACTGGGTCGCGCTCGACCGCGACCAGCTCGACAACGTCACGGGCCTGCAATGGGCCGGCTGGGGGCTGTTCGCGCTCGCGCTGTCACTATTCGGCTCCGCGTTCATCACGAGCCTGGTCAACCGGCCGTTCTCGCGGCTGGCGCTCGCCGCTCGCCAGGTCGGTTCGGGCCAGGCGCCCGATCCGCTGCCCGAGCGCGGGATGGGCGTCGCGGCCGATACCAACCGCAGCTTCAACCAGATGGTGCGCGACCTCGAACAGCTCGAGGCCGACCGCGCGCTGATGCTCGCGGGCATCTCGCACGACCTGCGTACGCCGCTCGCGCGGCTGCGCCTCGAAACCGAGATGAGCCCGTCCGACCAGGCGACCAAGGACGCGATGGTCGACGACATCGAGCAGATGGACCGCATCATCGCGGCCTTCATCGACTACGCGCGCCCGTCGCAACGCAAACCCGAGCCCGTCGACCTGTCGTCGATCGTGCAGGAAGTCGCCGCGCGCGCGTCGGGCGAGGACGGCGTCGAGATCCGCACGCGGCTCGCGCCGAGCGCGATCATCGAAGCCGACGAGACCGACATGCGCCGCGTGATCGGCAACCTCGTCGAGAACGCGCGCAAGTACGGCCAGAGCAAGCAGGACGGCATCTCGCGCATCACGCTCGAGACGCGCGTGTCGCACGCGCGCGTCGAGCTGTCGGTGAGCGACGAAGGCCCCGGCATCCCCGAGGATCAACTGCCGCTCGTGATGCGGCCGTTCTACCGCGTCGACACCGCGCGCACCAAGGCGGACGGCACGGGTCTCGGGATGGCGATCGTGCTGCGCCTCGTCGGCCGCTATCGCGGCGCGCTGCGCCTGCGCAACCGCAACCCCGAAGCGGGCCTCGAAGTCACGGTCGAATTCCCCGGCACCGGCAAGGCGCGTGCGACTGCGTGA
- a CDS encoding peroxiredoxin, which translates to MKTVGDKLEAFTVVAAKPGFNNHEENGQSAFETVTEASFPGKWKIIYFYPKDFTFVCPTEIVEFAKLTKQFEERDAILLGGSSDNEFVKLAWRREHKDLDKLNHYAFGDVKGELIDQLGVRDKEAGVALRATFIIDPDNTIQHVSVNNLNVGRSPAEVLRILDGLQTDELCPCNRAVGGATL; encoded by the coding sequence ATGAAAACCGTGGGCGATAAACTCGAAGCTTTCACCGTCGTAGCCGCGAAGCCGGGCTTCAACAATCACGAGGAAAACGGCCAGTCGGCGTTCGAGACCGTCACCGAAGCGTCGTTCCCGGGCAAGTGGAAGATCATCTACTTCTATCCGAAGGATTTCACGTTCGTGTGCCCGACGGAAATCGTCGAGTTCGCGAAGCTCACGAAGCAGTTCGAAGAGCGCGACGCCATCCTGCTCGGCGGCAGCTCGGACAACGAATTCGTCAAGCTCGCATGGCGCCGTGAGCACAAGGACCTCGACAAGCTGAACCACTACGCGTTCGGCGACGTCAAGGGCGAGCTGATCGACCAGCTCGGCGTGCGCGACAAGGAAGCCGGCGTGGCCCTGCGTGCAACGTTCATCATCGATCCGGACAACACGATCCAGCACGTTTCGGTGAACAACCTGAACGTCGGCCGCAGCCCGGCAGAAGTCCTGCGCATTCTGGACGGCCTGCAAACGGACGAACTGTGCCCGTGCAACCGTGCAGTCGGCGGCGCAACGCTGTAA
- a CDS encoding carboxymuconolactone decarboxylase family protein, with protein MEFIDSIKARIPDYAKDIRLNLDGTIARSSLEGTDAVGVALAAAIAAKSTVLVKTIREAGVLSPEETNAVLTAAALMGMNNTWYPYVEMADDADLKTQRAELRMGAYATHGGVDKRKFEMYALAASIVGKCHFCVKSHYALLKNEQGMTVTQLRDVGRIASVINAAAQVIAAEGE; from the coding sequence ATGGAATTCATCGACTCGATTAAGGCACGTATTCCCGACTATGCGAAGGACATTCGCCTGAACCTCGACGGCACGATCGCGCGCTCGTCGCTCGAAGGCACCGACGCGGTCGGTGTCGCGCTGGCGGCGGCGATCGCGGCGAAGAGCACGGTGCTCGTGAAGACGATCCGCGAAGCCGGCGTGCTGTCGCCCGAAGAGACGAACGCCGTGCTGACGGCGGCCGCGCTGATGGGGATGAACAACACCTGGTATCCGTATGTCGAGATGGCCGACGACGCCGACCTGAAGACGCAGCGCGCCGAGCTGCGGATGGGCGCGTATGCGACGCACGGTGGCGTCGACAAGCGCAAGTTCGAGATGTACGCGCTCGCCGCGTCGATCGTCGGCAAGTGCCACTTCTGCGTGAAGTCGCACTATGCGCTGCTGAAGAACGAGCAAGGGATGACCGTCACGCAGCTGCGCGACGTCGGCCGCATCGCGTCGGTGATCAACGCCGCCGCGCAGGTGATCGCCGCCGAAGGCGAATAA
- the ispF gene encoding 2-C-methyl-D-erythritol 2,4-cyclodiphosphate synthase, giving the protein MDFRIGQGYDVHQLVPGRPLIIGGVTIPYERGLLGHSDADVLLHAITDALFGAAALGDIGRHFSDTDAAFKGADSRVLLRECVVRVKAAGFTIQNIDSTVIAQAPKLAPHIDGMRANIAADLELPLDRVNVKAKTNEKLGYLGRGEGIEAQAAALLVRQGG; this is encoded by the coding sequence ATGGATTTCAGAATCGGACAAGGCTACGACGTGCACCAGCTCGTCCCGGGGCGCCCCCTCATCATCGGCGGCGTGACGATTCCGTACGAGCGCGGCCTGCTCGGCCACTCGGACGCGGACGTGCTGCTGCACGCGATCACCGACGCGCTGTTCGGTGCGGCGGCGCTCGGCGATATCGGTCGCCATTTCTCCGATACGGACGCGGCGTTCAAGGGCGCGGACAGCCGCGTGCTGCTGCGCGAGTGCGTCGTACGCGTCAAGGCGGCCGGCTTCACGATCCAGAACATCGACAGCACCGTGATCGCGCAGGCGCCGAAGCTCGCGCCGCATATCGACGGGATGCGCGCGAACATCGCGGCCGATCTCGAGCTGCCGCTCGACCGCGTGAACGTGAAGGCGAAGACCAACGAGAAGCTCGGTTATCTCGGCCGCGGCGAGGGGATCGAGGCGCAGGCCGCCGCGCTGCTGGTCAGGCAGGGCGGCTGA
- the ispD gene encoding 2-C-methyl-D-erythritol 4-phosphate cytidylyltransferase, whose protein sequence is MTPRLFALIPCAGTGSRSGSAVPKQYRTLAGRALLHYTLAAFDACSEFAQTLVVLAPDDSHFDARRFAGLRFAVRRCGGGSRQASVLNGLLELTEFGATDHDWVLVHDAARPGITPELIRTLVATLKDDPVGGIVALPVADTLKRVPAGGDAIARTESRDALWQAQTPQMFRIGMLREAILRAQREGHDLTDEASAIEWAGHTPRVVQGSLRNFKVTYPEDFALAEAILARPAGAS, encoded by the coding sequence GTGACTCCCCGACTTTTTGCCCTGATTCCCTGTGCCGGCACCGGCAGCCGTTCCGGCTCGGCCGTGCCGAAGCAATACCGTACGCTCGCCGGGCGCGCGCTGCTGCACTACACGCTCGCCGCGTTCGACGCATGCAGCGAATTTGCGCAGACGCTCGTCGTCCTCGCGCCCGACGATTCCCATTTCGACGCACGCCGCTTCGCGGGCCTGCGCTTCGCGGTGCGCCGCTGCGGCGGCGGCTCGCGGCAGGCGTCGGTGCTGAACGGGCTGCTCGAGCTGACCGAATTCGGCGCGACCGACCACGACTGGGTGCTCGTGCACGACGCCGCGCGCCCGGGCATCACGCCGGAGCTGATCCGCACGCTCGTCGCGACGCTGAAGGACGACCCGGTCGGCGGCATCGTCGCGCTGCCGGTTGCCGATACGCTCAAGCGCGTGCCGGCCGGCGGCGACGCGATCGCGCGCACCGAGTCGCGCGACGCGCTGTGGCAGGCGCAGACGCCGCAGATGTTCCGCATCGGCATGCTGCGCGAGGCGATCCTGCGCGCGCAGCGCGAAGGGCACGACCTGACCGACGAAGCGAGCGCGATCGAATGGGCGGGCCACACGCCGCGCGTCGTGCAGGGCAGCCTGCGCAACTTCAAGGTCACGTACCCGGAAGATTTCGCGCTCGCGGAAGCGATTCTCGCACGCCCTGCGGGCGCTTCCTGA
- the mfd gene encoding transcription-repair coupling factor has translation MPDNASTSSASPVARVKPGQRFAFDGVHGSADALAIARYLADNRQEVPLLAVICANAVDAQRLSQEIRYFSPDARVRLLPDWETLPYDTFSPHQDLVSERLATLHDLGEGRCDILLVPATTALYRMPPASFMAAYTFAFAQGERLDEAKLKAQLTLAGYEHVSQVVRPGEYCVRGSLIDLYPMGSPLPYRIDLFDDQVDSIRAFDPDTQRSLYPVRDVRLLPGREFPFDEAARTAFRSRWRETFEGDPSRAPIYKDIGNGVPSAGIEYYLPLFFDETATLFHYLPQDAHLVFAGDLDASIRRFTADTKQRHAFLSHDRERPILEPQRLFLSDEDFFAFSKPFARVVLPAQPAGGWATALPELTVDRHSDDPLASLRAFIESSARRVLLTVESAGRRETILQLLAEHHLRPASNDHFAGWLASDEHFALGVAPLANGFAVPSEGYAIVTETELYGALGRRAGRRRQEQASNVDAMVRDLSELKVGDPVVHAQHGIGRYMGLVSMDLGEGETEFLHLEYSGDSKLYVPVAQLHVISRYSGADPDSAPLHALGSGQWERAKRKAAQQIRDTAAELLNLYARRAAREGHAFALDPRDYVKFAESFGFEETPDQAAAIAAVIGDMTSGKPMDRLVCGDVGFGKTEVALRAAFIAVLGGKQVALLSPTTLLAEQHTQTFADRFADWPVRIVELSRFKTTKEINAAIAQINEGTVDIVIGTHKLLSSDVQFKRLGLVIIDEEHRFGVRQKEALKALRAEVDVLTLTATPIPRTLGMALEGLRDFSVIATAPQKRLAIKTFVRREEESVIREAMLRELKRGGQVYFLHNEVETIENRKAMLEALVPEARIVIAHGQMHERELERVMRDFVAQRANVLLCTTIIETGIDVPSANTIIMHRSDKFGLAQLHQLRGRVGRSHHQAYAYLLVHDPQALTKQAQRRLEAIQQMEELGSGFYLAMHDLEIRGTGEVLGDKQSGEIHEIGFQLYTDMLNDAVKALKNGKEPDLTAPLAATTEINLHAPAILPADYCADVQERLSLYKRLANCEHGDAIDGIQEELIDRFGKLPPQAHALVETHRLRIAAKPLGIVKIDASEAAIGLQFEPNPPIDPMRIIEMVQKHRHIKLAGQDKLRIETRSPDLAIRVSTIKETLRALGPKQGAAAAAR, from the coding sequence ATGCCAGATAACGCTTCTACCTCGTCCGCCTCGCCCGTTGCCCGCGTCAAGCCCGGCCAGCGTTTCGCCTTCGACGGCGTGCACGGTTCCGCCGACGCGCTCGCCATCGCCCGTTATCTCGCCGACAACCGCCAGGAGGTGCCGCTCCTCGCGGTGATCTGCGCGAACGCGGTCGACGCACAGCGGCTCTCGCAGGAAATCCGCTACTTCTCGCCCGATGCGCGCGTGCGCCTGCTGCCGGACTGGGAAACGCTGCCGTACGACACGTTCTCGCCGCACCAGGACCTCGTGTCCGAGCGTCTCGCGACACTGCACGATCTCGGCGAGGGCCGCTGCGACATCCTGCTCGTGCCCGCGACCACCGCGCTGTACCGGATGCCGCCCGCGTCGTTCATGGCCGCCTATACGTTCGCGTTCGCGCAGGGCGAGCGGCTCGACGAAGCGAAACTGAAGGCGCAGCTCACGCTGGCCGGCTACGAGCACGTGAGCCAGGTCGTGCGGCCCGGCGAATACTGCGTGCGCGGCTCGCTGATCGACCTGTACCCGATGGGCTCGCCGCTGCCGTACCGGATCGACCTGTTCGACGACCAGGTCGACTCGATCCGCGCGTTCGACCCCGACACGCAGCGCAGCCTGTACCCGGTGCGCGACGTGCGGCTGCTGCCCGGGCGCGAGTTTCCGTTCGACGAAGCCGCGCGCACGGCCTTCCGCAGCCGCTGGCGCGAGACGTTCGAAGGCGACCCGAGCCGCGCGCCGATCTACAAGGACATCGGCAACGGCGTGCCGTCGGCCGGCATCGAGTATTACCTGCCGCTCTTCTTCGACGAAACGGCCACGCTGTTCCACTACCTGCCGCAGGACGCGCACCTCGTGTTCGCCGGCGATCTCGACGCATCGATCCGCCGCTTCACGGCCGATACGAAGCAGCGCCACGCGTTCCTGTCTCACGATCGCGAGCGGCCGATCCTCGAGCCGCAGCGCCTGTTTCTGTCCGACGAGGATTTCTTCGCGTTCTCGAAGCCGTTCGCGCGCGTCGTGCTGCCCGCGCAACCGGCCGGCGGCTGGGCGACGGCGCTGCCCGAGCTCACCGTCGACCGCCATTCGGACGATCCGCTCGCTTCGCTGCGCGCGTTCATCGAATCGTCGGCCAGGCGCGTGCTGCTGACCGTCGAATCGGCCGGCCGCCGCGAGACGATTCTGCAATTGCTCGCCGAACATCACCTGCGCCCCGCGTCGAACGACCACTTCGCGGGCTGGCTCGCGAGCGACGAACACTTCGCGCTCGGCGTCGCGCCGCTCGCGAACGGCTTCGCGGTGCCGAGCGAAGGCTACGCGATCGTCACCGAAACCGAGCTGTACGGCGCGCTCGGCCGCCGCGCGGGCCGCCGCCGGCAGGAGCAGGCCAGCAACGTCGACGCGATGGTGCGCGACCTGTCGGAGTTGAAGGTCGGCGACCCGGTCGTCCATGCGCAGCACGGCATCGGCCGCTACATGGGCCTCGTGTCGATGGATCTTGGCGAAGGCGAGACCGAATTCCTGCATCTCGAATACTCGGGCGACAGCAAGCTCTATGTGCCGGTCGCGCAATTGCACGTGATCTCGCGCTACAGCGGCGCCGATCCCGACAGCGCACCGCTGCACGCGCTCGGTTCCGGCCAGTGGGAGCGCGCAAAGCGCAAGGCCGCGCAGCAGATCCGCGACACGGCCGCCGAGCTGCTGAACCTGTACGCGCGCCGTGCGGCCCGCGAAGGCCACGCGTTCGCGCTCGACCCGCGCGACTACGTGAAATTCGCGGAAAGCTTCGGCTTCGAGGAAACCCCCGACCAGGCCGCGGCGATCGCGGCCGTGATCGGCGACATGACGAGCGGCAAGCCGATGGACCGCCTCGTGTGCGGCGACGTCGGCTTCGGCAAGACCGAGGTCGCGCTGCGCGCCGCATTCATCGCCGTGCTGGGCGGCAAGCAGGTCGCGCTGCTGTCGCCAACGACGCTGCTCGCCGAGCAGCACACGCAGACCTTCGCCGACCGCTTCGCGGACTGGCCGGTGCGGATCGTCGAGCTGTCGCGCTTCAAGACCACGAAGGAAATCAACGCGGCGATCGCGCAGATCAACGAAGGCACGGTCGACATCGTGATCGGCACGCACAAGCTGCTGTCGTCGGACGTGCAGTTCAAGCGCCTCGGCCTCGTGATCATCGACGAGGAACACCGCTTCGGCGTGCGCCAGAAGGAAGCGCTGAAGGCGCTGCGCGCGGAAGTCGACGTGCTGACGCTCACCGCGACGCCGATCCCGCGCACGCTCGGCATGGCGCTCGAAGGGCTGCGCGATTTCTCGGTGATCGCGACCGCGCCGCAGAAGCGGCTCGCGATCAAGACCTTCGTGCGCCGCGAGGAAGAAAGCGTGATTCGCGAGGCGATGCTGCGCGAGCTGAAACGCGGTGGCCAGGTATATTTCCTGCACAACGAGGTCGAGACGATCGAGAACCGCAAGGCGATGCTCGAGGCGCTCGTGCCCGAAGCGCGCATCGTGATCGCGCACGGCCAGATGCACGAACGCGAACTCGAACGCGTGATGCGCGATTTCGTCGCGCAGCGCGCGAACGTGCTGCTGTGCACGACCATCATCGAGACCGGCATCGACGTGCCGAGCGCGAACACGATCATCATGCATCGCTCGGACAAGTTCGGCCTCGCGCAGCTCCACCAGCTGCGCGGCCGCGTCGGCCGCTCGCATCACCAGGCCTATGCGTACCTGCTGGTCCACGATCCGCAGGCGCTGACCAAGCAGGCGCAGCGCCGGCTCGAGGCGATCCAGCAGATGGAGGAACTCGGCTCGGGCTTCTATCTCGCGATGCACGACCTCGAGATCCGCGGCACGGGCGAAGTACTCGGCGACAAGCAGTCGGGCGAGATCCACGAGATCGGCTTCCAGCTCTATACGGACATGCTGAACGACGCGGTGAAGGCGCTGAAGAACGGCAAGGAGCCCGACCTCACCGCACCGCTCGCCGCGACGACGGAAATCAACCTGCATGCGCCCGCGATCCTGCCGGCCGACTACTGCGCGGACGTGCAGGAGCGGCTGTCGCTGTACAAGCGGCTCGCGAACTGCGAGCATGGTGACGCGATCGACGGCATCCAGGAGGAGCTGATCGACCGCTTCGGCAAGCTGCCGCCGCAGGCGCACGCGCTCGTCGAGACGCACCGGCTGCGCATCGCCGCGAAGCCGCTCGGGATCGTGAAGATCGACGCGAGCGAGGCCGCGATCGGGCTGCAGTTCGAGCCGAATCCGCCGATCGATCCGATGCGGATCATCGAGATGGTGCAGAAGCACCGGCATATCAAGCTCGCGGGCCAGGACAAGCTGCGCATCGAAACGCGCTCGCCCGATCTCGCGATCCGCGTGTCGACGATCAAGGAAACGCTGCGCGCGCTCGGCCCGAAGCAAGGAGCGGCGGCCGCGGCGCGCTGA
- the argE gene encoding acetylornithine deacetylase, whose protein sequence is MSTLDATAPSAAAPGDASLVSLPWIKQLVSMDTTSRVPNLGLIETVRDALAAKGIASTITHDPREGWANLFATVPAHDGSTNGGIVLSGHTDVVPVDGQQWDSNPFAPEIRDGRLYGRGTCDMKGFIGTALALLPEMQATKLAKPIHFALSYDEEIGCAGAPLMIADLVKRGVQPSGCIVGEPTSMRPIIAHKGINAYRCCVRGHAAHSSLTPKGLNAIEYAARLICHIRDLADRFRAEGPFDALYDVPFTTAQTSTIQGGNAINTVPAECRFDFEFRNLPTLDPEQIFTRIEAYAQETLLPQMRREHPNAAIEFSKIAAAPGLDATEQAAITQLVRALTADQDKRKVAYGTEAGLFERAGIPSVVCGPGNIEQAHKPNEYVELAQLAGCEQFLRKFIRSMSVDAH, encoded by the coding sequence ATGTCCACTCTCGACGCGACGGCGCCGTCCGCCGCCGCCCCAGGCGACGCATCGCTCGTCAGCCTGCCCTGGATCAAGCAACTGGTGTCGATGGACACGACGAGCCGCGTGCCGAATCTCGGCCTGATCGAAACGGTGCGCGACGCGCTCGCCGCGAAGGGCATCGCATCGACGATCACGCACGATCCGCGCGAAGGCTGGGCGAACCTGTTCGCGACCGTGCCCGCGCACGACGGCTCGACGAACGGCGGCATCGTGCTGTCGGGGCACACCGACGTCGTACCGGTCGACGGCCAGCAATGGGACAGCAACCCGTTCGCGCCGGAAATCCGCGATGGCCGCCTGTACGGCCGCGGCACCTGCGACATGAAAGGCTTCATCGGCACGGCGCTCGCACTGTTGCCCGAGATGCAGGCGACGAAGCTCGCGAAGCCGATCCATTTCGCACTGTCCTACGACGAGGAAATCGGCTGCGCGGGCGCGCCGCTGATGATCGCCGATCTCGTCAAGCGCGGCGTGCAACCGTCCGGCTGCATCGTCGGCGAGCCGACCAGCATGCGGCCGATCATCGCGCACAAGGGCATCAACGCGTACCGCTGCTGCGTGCGCGGCCATGCGGCGCATTCGTCGCTGACGCCGAAGGGGCTGAACGCGATCGAGTATGCGGCGCGCCTCATCTGCCACATCCGCGACCTCGCAGACCGCTTCCGCGCCGAAGGCCCGTTCGATGCGCTGTACGACGTGCCGTTCACGACCGCGCAAACCAGCACGATCCAGGGCGGCAACGCGATCAACACGGTGCCGGCCGAATGCCGGTTCGACTTCGAATTCCGCAACCTGCCGACGCTCGATCCCGAGCAGATCTTCACGCGCATCGAAGCGTATGCGCAGGAAACGCTGCTGCCGCAGATGCGCCGCGAGCATCCGAATGCCGCGATCGAGTTCTCGAAGATCGCCGCGGCGCCGGGGCTCGACGCGACCGAACAGGCCGCGATCACGCAGCTCGTGCGCGCGCTGACGGCCGACCAGGACAAGCGCAAGGTCGCGTACGGCACCGAGGCCGGCCTGTTCGAACGCGCGGGCATCCCGAGCGTCGTATGCGGGCCCGGCAACATCGAGCAGGCGCACAAGCCGAACGAATATGTCGAGCTCGCGCAGCTCGCCGGCTGCGAGCAGTTCCTGCGCAAGTTCATCCGCAGCATGTCGGTCGACGCGCACTGA